From Equus przewalskii isolate Varuska chromosome 2, EquPr2, whole genome shotgun sequence:
ACATTTTCAGTAAAACTTGGTATATAAAATCTCCATTTCTAGATCTGGAGAAACAAGACTGAAAGGACATACCTTGAAAAGTTAACGTGGCTACTACCTCTGTAGAGATAAgggcttggtttttctttttgtttgtttttgcttatctgtattttcttatttttctacaatcaaataatatttgtgtaataagaaaaaatgaagttctaagaagaagaaaaaatggaaaagtctgCAGCAATAATTACTAGGTATTGTATCTTTTAAAACTCTCCAAGCATTTTCCTTGAAATTCTCTCCTTTAATGTTAGAAATCCCATAACAGGCGGGGACAGAGGAACACAGAGCAGGCTCCTCTGCCTCAGGGAGGGAACGGTTTCAGGACAGAGCGCCCGCGGGAGCCGGCCCAGCCGCAGGCGGGAAGCTACTGCAAGCCTggcgccctctgctggccccGTGGGAGACAGCAGCAGAATGGCAGGAGGCAAAGGGAAAAGGTTTTCCAGGCCACACCAGCCCCACCCGCCCACCCTCTGCCCTCACTGCCGGTTGGGAGAGCAGCAGAGCAGCTTTCAGTCTGAGAACCCTCCCTGCGAGACGCTGAAGCCCCCTCTGGGCTGAGAAGCCATGACTCACAAACGGCGTTGTGGTTAGAGGATCCCTCCCAGACGGGGTGGATGGACAGCGGAGGCAGGCGCAGCTGCAGGCCCTCCTCCCCGACCTCAGACTCACCTCTCCCACCGCGTTGACCACAGGCAGGTGCCGCAGGCCCATCGTTCTGAACAGGTTGAACACCTGGGAGACGTGGGTGTTCGGTGAAACGGTGAAGGGCGAAGGGTTCATATATGGCGTGACATCCTGCAGAGAAGGGACAACACAAGTTACCTGTGGACAGTTTTGCCCTAACCAGGATGAGACGCAAACAGGAGATGAGCAGCAGTCCACGCAGGGCGGGCCGTTGGCCTCCTTTCCTGGGGCCCCATCCCAAAAAGACAGCCCTTCTCACCACAATCATCCGCGGGTTCAGCAGCGTCAGGTCCAGGTCGTGGATGTCAGGGTACCGTGGGTAATCCTCGGCCATCTCGGTGTAGGAGAGGCGTGGCTGGCTGGCACTCTGCAATCCCAACCAAGAACTGTCCTTGCACCGAGCTCGGCAACTGGCAGGTCACATCAGGGCCCCCTCTCCCTTGTGTCTACCCGCCCAGACACGGCCCCACCAAGAGTGAGGCGGCGCACAGTGGGGGCCAGAACAACTGCTTTGGAGGGAGACATCGTGATCCCAAGTGAGTTCTCGGCCAGTTCCCAGCTGGGTCACCCTGAGCAAGTCTAAGCTCTCTGAACTTCcctttcttcatttgtgaaatggaaatgGGTCATTCTGCAGTTTAAATGAGAAACGTGCTTGCTAACAGTAGCCATGTGGGTGGACTTGTGTCCCTTGAAAAGACAGCAATCCTAACCCCTCATACctgtgaaggtgaccttattggaaatagggtctttgcaaatgtaaccAAGCTGAGATAAGGTCCTATTAGGTCAGGGTGGGCTCTGAATcccatgactggtgtccttatcaaAGGAGGTAAGGACACACAGGGAGCAGGTCTGTGACATGACGAGGGGACAGATTGGAGCGATGTGTCTCCAGTCAGGACGCCAGAACTGCTGGCGACCACCACAAACTTGGACCCTCCCCGGAGCCTCCAGAGAAAgatggccctgccgacacctggacTTTGTCCTCTGGCCTCGAGAACGGCAGAAGAATAATTTCTGTTGTCTGAAGCCACCAGCTGTGGCGAGTGGACACAGCGGCCACAGACACTCACGCGGGGGcttggctcctcttcctcccctcagaGTCCCCTGGATTTTCCCTCTGCTCTCACTGCTGCTGACGCTCACTGGGCACCTGGGCCACCACCAGCTCTCAGGCCGGGCACAGCGGCCACCGGTGCTGGTCCTGCTCCACCCCGATCCTTCTCCCCTCAACTCCTCTCTGCACACAGTTTTCCCTGCCCACCGCCTGCCAAGCAGCACTGACTCCCAGCGCCTCACCAGGCAGCCCCCGCTGCTCTCCAGCCTTCTAGCACGGCCCTCTGCAACCAGGCCCACTTCACTCCTCCAACTCCATCTCCACTCCAGCCAGGCTGGTCCTCCCCAAAGGCCACACCCCCAATCACCAGCCACCCCACCCGTGGCCCTGTTGTCCACCCCCCATGTTAGCTGCTCTTCTGCAGGCCACTCGGATGGCGAGTGACCTCAGGCTGACCTCCCATGGGCAAGACCTAACCAGGAGAGTCAGTCTGGAAGCCAGGTCTCTGGGCAACTTTCTCAGGCTCCATCTAAAGCGATGAGGAGTATGAGGGTGGGTGGGTCCCAGGTCGCCACAGGGACTGCTTTGAACAACACGCCCCACCCACCCTGGTTCATCTCtacaaaaatcaaatgaaagacaaaaagaaaactacaggggAATTAATAGGAAGAATGGTATTTCTTTTGATAACACACGCAAGAAAGCTCATTCAGATGAGAAATTAAAGTGTAGAAACTGTATTTAAAGCTGCCAGGCCAGGACACTTGTGCAGAGACTAAGTGGAGAGAGACCGAGGGAGAGACACCCCTGCTCTGCGTCACCAGGACAGACGCCGACGATGGCAGAGGGAACCCGGGGCTGCACATGCCACTCGACAAAGCCAGTGGGCAGGACTCACCAAGTGCGACCTCCCGCTCTCTGAAGCGCAGGGCACGTGTTCCTACCCCTGTGCCCCCCAGACGCCCGGCACTGGAAGAGAGGCTTACCGACTGACTTTCAGAATAACAAACTCCTCGGACGAGCAGCGTGACCAGCTGCGACCGAAGGATGAGGCCGTGGAAGGTCAGAGGGCGGAAGCGCTCCTCCATGGTCCAGTCTTCACTTGGGGACTGGTCAGGGTATAGGTTGGGGTAGGGAGTGTATCTGTTACACAAAAACCAGACGCTGCCTAGTACACCCTCAGCAGGACGGCTTCTCGTCCGCGTCCCCGACCCACTCCCCAAATTCCCGAGACACTCAGGAGCTGCCTACAGCATCGAGCACAGGGCTGACCCACCCCGAACCCTGCAGGCAGCTGGCGCCTGCGCGGTGGGAGGAGCCATGCTCTCACCTCCGCTCGAGCATCTGCTGCAGGAGGTCCTCCTTCTCGGCCGGGTCCTCGGAGGTGACGTGCTCATCGCACATGTTCCGCAGCTCGCTCGACGGGTAGGACTTCATGGACTGGCTCCGTCTGCGCTGCTCGCCGGCTCGGGTGAGGATGCTGGACTTCTGTGGATGGGGAGGGGGCGATGATGACAGAGGCCTCTACCAGGGAGGCCATGGATGGCCGCACGCGGGCACACCCACACAGCAGCTACTTAGCGTAAAGATGTGACGCTGAGGGTCAAAAGCTGCACATGCCGACAGAGGAACAGCAAAATCTTCGCAGTGGCTCAGGGGCTTGTGATTCAGAGACCCTGCAGACCCTGCAGGCTTTGCTGGCCCAACGCCCCTACCCCTTTGATTGGGCACCAGCATCCCAATCCTCCAGTGGGGAACAACCCCTCCCCTATGTCACGTCTCGGTGGGACTATCAGTCTACGTGCCCCCAGCCCCTAAAGCCAAGGGGTGGGCACATGACTCGAGCGAGACAATGGGGCTCTCTCTGTCTGGATTTCAAATCAGGAGCAACCCAAGGACCGAGTGTGGCCAGAGCCAAGGTCTCCTGGTACCCTAAGGACTGCCCGTCAGCCGCCTGAATGCCCAGAGCACACTGTTTCCGGTTCCTCAGCTTTCCTGCCAGTCCTGCGGCTTCCGActgacttctttttccttcttaagtAGGCCAAAGTCCATTTCTGTCATTGGCAACTCTAGAACCCTCCCTGATACAACTTGCACACTGTAAATAACGAATTCCGAAACcgctgattttaaaaaatctgtccaCGGGCTTACGGGGTGAGAATGGCACACATCTCGATGGTCTCACCAAGTCCACACTCGCTATCACATATCACATATGAAGAGTGCTGGTTTCCCTAAGAGCCAGCTGGGCCACCCCATTCACAGGGCGTGCCGGCACCAGACCACTGTGCACCTCAAGGACCACTTGGCTCTCGCTTGCCTTTCCTCTTGACTACTCTCTTTACCTTGAATTTGATGTTGTTACTGATGAGCTGGTTGCCCTTCATGAACTCCTTCTCATTGCCCCGGTTCTCCGTGACCACCGGGAAGGCGTGGTGGACCGTGGTGCGCAGGATGCTGACCAGAGACTGGATGCGGGTGTGCGGGTAGACGTAGGTCAGGTTGGGCTCCATGATGTCGCTGGCTCTCAGTCTGGCGGAGGGAGGGAAGCCGTCCAGCCTCATGATACAGCCCCCAGTATCCTGGAGCAAGCTGTGACGGGGCTGCACAGGGTCTCCTGCACTGCCTGGACCACGCAGGGCCCCTCTTCCGAACTGTCTCCAGAAGCTCCTCAAACACATACAGTCCTTTGTACTTCCACCCCTTTGCACAGGCCCCTCCCCATGCCTGGAACACACTTCCCTGCTTTGTCAAACTGACAGGCCTTTACTCATCCCTTGGCTCAATACAAAATCTTCCCTCACCACAAACCCCATCCGCTTGCCCAGGGGATGGGCCACCCCCTCCTCAGCACTCCATGGCACATCCCACGTGTCACCATGGAATAGCTAATTGTATCACGAGAAGTAAAAAAAGTGTTGGGTGCCCCTTTAGACCAGGGATGGCAACTGTAACCCACAGGTCAAACCCGGCCACGCTCACTCGTTTACGTCCTGTCTATGGCGGCTTCTGCAtgacaatggcagagctgaagaGTTGGGACAGAGACCACACGGCCTGCAAAACTGGAAATACTTACTCTCTGCCCCTTGGcagaagtttgctgaccccaCACTGGACTCTAAGGGCCTTGCCTGATACAGGCACAGAGGCCCAGACTGCCTGTGGGCTGACGGACAATGGGGTGCTCATGCCCGGGAGAATCACTGCTTACGGAACGATGCACGTTAGGCGCACACCAGGCAGCCAGTTCTCACTCAGGGCCGAGCAGACCATTAGTTTAAACATTCAACCACAGCAGACTCTGTCCAGAGACCTCACTTCATATCTCATCCGAAtgccacagcagccaaacaaaaCCAGGAGGCGGCCCTGCCCCCTCGGCTGCCATCCTGCCCCCCTGCCAACTCCCTGCCCCAACTCCCAGCCACAGCTGTTCAATGTTCCCAAACGTGCTCGGAAATGAACATGCTTGCTGTTGGAAGAACCTTCTTACTGTTACTGAGCAGTCTGCCTCCTTCCAACCCAAGAATCTCTACCGCTTCCTACTCTAATGCAAACATTCCTCGGGCCCCTGAGTTTATAAATCCTGAAACTAAGACATGAAGAGAAATCGTGCCTCACTTGTCCATCTCCACCTCTGTCTCCCACTCCAGGAGCGGCACTCCTCGCAGGCCCACGTGGATATCATAAATGCCCTTACTGAAAAAGTCCCCTGTCCATTTGGCCAcctgaaacacaaaacaaagacttgaaaagaGGCTGTTGTGGTGCGAACGTGGCCCTGAACCCAGAAGAGGCCTAGAGGGGATCGCTCACCATCAGGGTGATCATAATGGGAAGCCCATAAGTGATCTCGTTGGTTGACTCAATCAGGATGACGGTGAGACTGATGGTCATACGGACGACGCCACCCAAGAAAGCCGCGGCACCAATCAGGGCGAAGGTCCCCGAGTAGATGTGGCCCAATCCAATGTAGCTGGTGGAGAAAGAAACCGAGAACATGGCTTAGAACCATACTGAGAGGGATGGGGTAGGAGTTATGGTTCACACACTTTTGCATTACGAACACGTGTGAACACTcagcacacacacgtgcatgtgacgcctgtgcacacacacacactgtaccTTTTGAGGACATTGGCAACCAAACGTCCAAAAGCAGCTCCACACAGAAGGGATGGCACAAAAAGGCCACTTGGAACAGAAATGCCATAAGTCCAACATGCCAGCAAGAAATAGAGGACGAAGAATAAGGCCAAAGTGATGGGGCTGAAAGTACCTGCAAGGCAAGAGGCAACCTGAGCCCCACTACTCCTATTGGAGGCCTGCCGAGGCCCAGCAGACTGCCTCGGTTCCTGCAAGGTCCTTCCGTACCCCAACACTGGAGGAGAAACTCTAATCTCGTCTGGGTTGATATTACAAAGGAAAAGTCCTGTTCTTGCTCATAATTAAGGGCAAGCCTGGCTGGGTCTGAGGGCCAAGAGAAGGGGCGGAGGAATAATCATTTGTTccctggaaacaaaccaaatcaCCCAGGAATGGGTTGGTGCAGATACTCACCATCCTGGTGGAAAAGCTGAAGGATGGCAGACTCCTGGGGATTGAAGAAGAGTGTGGCCATGTCATTGTAGGTCTCATTGGGACAAAAAAAGGTCTTGATACTTGAATTCACGTCTTCTGATGTGGCCTAAGACGCAGGGATCAAAAAGTCAGTACACCTGACCAAGGTACTTGAGGCTTCAAGCGGGCTGTCTCCAGCTAGGCTGAAGAAGTCTGGCTTGCGAGCTTGACCATTCACTGAACAGGAGCAAATAACAGATCTACACCCAAGAGGAGTCAACTGTGCTGTTGTGTTCCTTGCATTTTGAGAATGACAGAGGCAGGACGACGGCCCCTGCTCACCCACACTCATAATGAAAATGTAACTACAACTGTGATTCACCACGGACTtggctctgcctcctctcccagcgCTCATTCTGTAAGCGATGCTGCTGGAAGCCTGGCCTGAGAGGCCCATGGACCATGGGAGGACGAGGCAGGTGACAGACCCGGGGCCGGGAGCCGACAGGTGTTTGCGGAGGAGAGTCCAGGGTCCCGCTAGACCTAATGCCTTAGCTGTGGTTCCAAATAGAAGATGCCTCTGCCCTCAATCTGCTGAAGAAAAGGCACTTCCGCGTGAGCCTGAGGCAGACACAGCGCCCTGGCCGCCTCCCCTGAGCCCCGCCTGGCCGAACAAACCGAAACAGGAAAAGATGAGATTATTTTTCCACACTGCAGACCTCCCATTCTCTCTACCGTTTTGGGGGGGAAGATGAGATCCTGGTAGTGCAGGACTCACGAGAGGGCAAGGGCATTGGAGCAGGACAGTTCTTGTTTCCCGGTTGATGGGCCAATAGTACAGGGGGTGACTTCACACCTATCACCGGGCATACGATACAGTGTTATTACGA
This genomic window contains:
- the CLCN6 gene encoding H(+)/Cl(-) exchange transporter 6 isoform X2, producing the protein MIHSGAVVGAGLPQFQSISLRKIQFNFPYFRSDRDKRDFVSAGAAAGVAAAFGAPIGGTLFSLEEGSSFWNQGLTWKVLFCSMSATFTLNFFRSGIQFGSWGSFQLPGLLNFGEFKCSDSDKKCHLWTAMDLGFFVVMGVIGGLLGATFNCLNKRLAKYRMRNVHPKPKLVRVLESLLVSLVTTVVVFVASMVLGECRQISSSSQIGNDSSQLQATSEDVNSSIKTFFCPNETYNDMATLFFNPQESAILQLFHQDGTFSPITLALFFVLYFLLACWTYGISVPSGLFVPSLLCGAAFGRLVANVLKSYIGLGHIYSGTFALIGAAAFLGGVVRMTISLTVILIESTNEITYGLPIMITLMVAKWTGDFFSKGIYDIHVGLRGVPLLEWETEVEMDKLRASDIMEPNLTYVYPHTRIQSLVSILRTTVHHAFPVVTENRGNEKEFMKGNQLISNNIKFKKSSILTRAGEQRRRSQSMKSYPSSELRNMCDEHVTSEDPAEKEDLLQQMLERRYTPYPNLYPDQSPSEDWTMEERFRPLTFHGLILRSQLVTLLVRGVCYSESQSSASQPRLSYTEMAEDYPRYPDIHDLDLTLLNPRMIVDVTPYMNPSPFTVSPNTHVSQVFNLFRTMGLRHLPVVNAVGEIVGIITRHNLTYEFLQARLRQHYQTI